One genomic segment of Gopherus flavomarginatus isolate rGopFla2 chromosome 11, rGopFla2.mat.asm, whole genome shotgun sequence includes these proteins:
- the DNAJC5 gene encoding dnaJ homolog subfamily C member 5 encodes MADQRQRSLSTSGESLYHVLGLDKNATSDDIKKSYRKLALKYHPDKNPDNPEAADKFKEINNAHAILTDATKRNIYDKYGSLGLYVAEQFGEENVNTYFVLSSWWAKALFVFCGLITGCYCCCCLCCCCNCCCGKCKPKPPEGSEQEYYVSPEDLEAQLQSDEREAADTPIVIQPASASETTQLTTDSHPSYHTDGFN; translated from the exons ATGGCAGACCAGAGGCAACGTTCGCTGTCTACCTCTGGAGAATCATTGTACCATGTTCTAGGACTGGACAAGAATGCCACTTCCGATGATATTAAAAAGTCATACAG gaAACTTGCATTGAAATATCATCCTGATAAGAACCCAGATAATCCAGAGGCTGCAGATAAATTTAAAGAGATCAACAATGCACATGCAATATTGACTGATGCCACAAAACGAAACATATATGATAAGTATGGCTCCTTGGGCCTGTATGTAGCAGAGCAGTTTGGAGAGGAGAACGTGAACACATACTTCGTCCTATCCAGCTGGTGGGCAAAG GCCCTGTTTGTGTTCTGTGGGCTCATCACAGGCTGCTACTGCTGTTGCTGTCTGTGTTGCTGCTGTAACTGTTGCTGTGGAAAGTGTAAACCTAAACCTCCTGAAGGCAGCGAGCAGGAATACTATGTCTCTCCAGAGGACTTGGAGGCACAGTTACAGTCGGACGAAAGGG AGGCCGCAGACACACCGATTGTGATACAACCAGCATCAGCCTCAGAGACTACCCAGCTCACAACCGACTCTCACCCCAGCTACCACACTGATGGATTTAACTAA